The following proteins are encoded in a genomic region of Numenius arquata chromosome 28, bNumArq3.hap1.1, whole genome shotgun sequence:
- the LOC141476147 gene encoding E3 ubiquitin-protein ligase TRIM41-like: MGEIGGDWADVTLDPDTAHPRLSLSLDRRSVKLGERRQDLPENPKRFDADYCVLGAQGFTSGRHYWEVEVGGRRGWAVGAARETARRKEKTTGSPHQKREIWCVGTNGKKYQALTATEQTALSPSERPRRFGVYLDYEKGQLGFYNAESMSHIHTFNASFHERIFPFFRVLAKGTRIKICT, translated from the exons ATGGGAGAGATTGGAGGTGACTGGG ctgacGTCACCCTGGACCCCGACACGGCCCACCCCCGCCTGAGCCTCTCCCTGGACCGTCGCAGCGTCAAACTGGGCGAACGTCGACAGGATTTACCCGAAAACCCCAAACGTTTCGACGCCGATTATTGCGTTTTGGGGGCGCAAGGTTTTACCTCCGGCCGCCATTACTGGGAAGTCGAAGTCGGGGGTCGCCGGGGTTGGGCGGTGGGGGCCGCCCGAGAAACGGCTCGTCGGAAAGAAAAAACCACCGGGTCTCCTCACCAAAAACGAGAAATTTGGTGCGTGGGCACCAACGGGAAAAAATATCAAGCCTTGACGGCCACCGAGCAAACTGCTTTGTCGCCCAGCGAGAGGCCCAGGCGTTTCGGCGTCTACTTGGACTACGAAAAGGGTCAGTTGGGCTTCTACAACGCCGAAAGCATGAGCCACATCCACACCTTCAACGCTTCCTTCCACGAGCGCATCTTCCCATTTTTCCGCGTTTTGGCCAAGGGCACCCGCATCAAAATTTGCACCTGA